A genomic region of Arachis stenosperma cultivar V10309 chromosome 9, arast.V10309.gnm1.PFL2, whole genome shotgun sequence contains the following coding sequences:
- the LOC130951912 gene encoding probable L-cysteine desulfhydrase, chloroplastic, whose translation MATHNNHNGDAISNRHVSKKPKLAPTAAVAVITEADLQSEFSHHDPAVARINNGSFGCCPASVIAAQRRWQLLNLRQPDHFYFNELKKGILHSRTIIKDLVNAEHVDEISIVDNATTAASVVLQQTAWAFHEGRFHKGVDAVVMLHYAYGSVKKSVEAYVSRAGGDVIEVPLPFPLTSPNEIITEFRCALERAKSGGKTVRLAVIDHVTSMPSVVIPVKELVRICREESVDKVFVDAAHGIGCTSVDMQEIGADFYTSNLHKWFFCPPSIAFLYSRKNSSSCDLHHPVVSHEYGNGLAVESAWIGNRDYSAQLVVPDVLEFVNRFEGGIQGIKRRNHEKVVEMGQMLAAAWGTHLGSPPEMCASMAMVGLPACLGIKCDLDVARLRTHLRDEFGVEVPIYFRAPAAAISAGDVVTGYARISHQVYNKVEDYYKFRDAVDQLVNSGFTCAQLST comes from the coding sequence ATGGCCACCCATAACAACCACAATGGTGATGCTATATCCAACCGTCACGTGTCAAAGAAACCAAAGCTCGCTCCAACCGCTGCCGTCGCCGTCATCACTGAGGCCGACCTCCAATCGGAATTCTCCCATCACGACCCCGCCGTCGCGCGCATCAACAACGGCAGCTTCGGATGTTGCCCTGCCTCCGTAATCGCCGCCCAGCGCCGGTGGCAGCTCCTCAACCTGCGGCAGCCTGACCATTTCTACTTCAACGAGCTCAAGAAAGGGATCCTCCACTCCCGCACCATCATAAAAGACCTCGTCAACGCAGAACACGTCGACGAGATCTCCATCGTCGACAACGCAACCACCGCCGCCTCCGTCGTCCTCCAACAAACCGCCTGGGCCTTCCATGAGGGAAGGTTCCATAAAGGCGTCGACGCCGTCGTCATGCTCCACTACGCATACGGCTCCGTCAAGAAGTCTGTGGAGGCGTACGTGTCACGCGCCGGCGGTGATGTCATCGAGGTCCCCCTCCCCTTCCCCCTAACTTCCCCCAACGAAATCATAACAGAATTCCGTTGCGCATTGGAAAGAGCGAAATCTGGAGGCAAAACGGTTAGACTGGCAGTTATCGATCACGTGACTTCGATGCCCAGCGTGGTGATCCCCGTGAAGGAGTTAGTTAGGATCTGCAGAGAGGAAAGTGTGGATAAAGTTTTTGTGGATGCGGCGCACGGGATTGGGTGTACCAGCGTTGACATGCAAGAAATTGGCGCTGACTTTTACACTAGCAATTTGCACAAGTGGTTCTTTTGTCCACCGTCGATTGCGTTTTTGTACAGTCGCAAGAACTCCAGTTCTTGCGATCTGCATCACCCTGTGGTGTCTCATGAGTACGGCAACGGTTTAGCCGTTGAGAGTGCATGGATAGGGAATAGGGACTATAGTGCACAGCTTGTGGTGCCTGATGTGCTGGAATTTGTGAACAGGTTTGAAGGGGGAATTCAGGGGATTAAGAGGAGGAACCATGAAAAGGTTGTTGAGATGGGTCAGATGCTGGCTGCGGCTTGGGGGACACATCTCGGAAGCCCGCCGGAGATGTGTGCGAGTATGGCCATGGTTGGATTGCCGGCTTGCTTGGGGATTAAGTGTGATTTGGATGTGGCTAGGTTGAGGACTCATTTGAGGGATGAATTTGGGGTTGAGGTCCCTATTTATTTTCGAGCGCCGGCAGCCGCGATCTCCGCGGGGGATGTGGTCACCGGCTATGCTCGGATTTCTCATCAGGTGTACAACAAAGTTGAGGACTATTATAAGTTCAGAGATGCCGTTGACCAGCTTGTGAACAGTGGCTTTACTTGTGCTCAGCTTTCCACTTGA